One Cynocephalus volans isolate mCynVol1 chromosome 5, mCynVol1.pri, whole genome shotgun sequence DNA window includes the following coding sequences:
- the LOC134378135 gene encoding putative olfactory receptor 2W6: MWSPVMAKYNTSSFEGFILVGFSDRPHLELILFVIVLTFYLLTLLGNMTIILLSALDSQLHTPMYFFLANLSFLDMCFTTGSIPQMLYNLWGPDKTISYMGCAIQLYFVLALGGVECVLLAVMAYDRYAAVCKPLHYTIIMHPRLCGQLTSVAWLSGFGNSLIMAPQTLMLPRCGHSRVDHFLCEMPALIGMACVDTMTLEALAFALAIFIILAPLILILISYAYIARAVLGIKSAAGRKKAFNTCSSHLIVVSLFYGTIIYMYLQPANTYSQDQGKFLTLFYTIVTPSVNPLIYTLRNKDIKEALRKVLGKGSAGRIAQLVLIRQII, from the exons ATGTGGTCACCAGTGATGGCAAAATACAATACAAGTTCTTTTGAAGGCTTCATCCTGGTGGGTTTCTCTGACCGTCCCCACCTAGAATTGATCCTCTTTGTGATTGTCCTCACCTTTTATCTGCTGACTCTTCTTGGCAACATGACCATCATCTTGCTCTCAGCTCTGGATTCCCAGCTGCACACACCAATGTATTTCTTTTTGGCTAACCTCTCATTCCTGGACATGTGCTTCACCACAGGCTCCATCCCTCAGATGCTCTACAACCTTTGGGGCCCAGATAAGACCATCAGCTACATGGGCTGTGCCATCCAGCTCTATTTTGTCCTGGCCCTAGGAGGAGTGGAGTGTGTCCTCCTGGCCGTCATGGCATATGACCGCTATGCTGCAGTTTGCAAACCCTTGCACTACACCATCATCATGCACCCACGCCTCTGTGGGCAGCTGACTTCAGTGGCATGGTTGAGCGGCTTTGGCAATTCTCTCATAATGGCACCTCAGACATTGATGCTACCCCGCTGTGGGCACAGCCGGGTGGACCACTTTCTCTGTGAGATGCCAGCACTAATTGGCATGGCCTGTGTAGATACTATGACCCTTGAGGCTCTGGCTTTTGCCTTGGCAATCTTTATCATCTTGGCACCACTCATCCTTATCCTCATCTCTTATGCTTACATTGCACGAGCAGTGCTCGGGATCAAGTCGGCTGCTGGGAGAAAGAAAGCCTTCAACACCTGTAGCTCCCACCTAATTGTTGTCTCTCTCTTCTATGGTACAATCATATACATGTATCTTCAGCCAGCAAACACTTATTCTCAGGATCAGGGCAAGTTCCTTACTCTTTTCTACACAATTGTCACTCCCAGTGTTAATCCCCTGATCTACACACTGAGAAACAAAGATATTAAAGAGGCCCTGAGGAAGGTGCTGGGGAAAGGAAGTGCAGGA aGGATAGCTCAATTAGTGCTTATTAGACAGATTATCTGA